A DNA window from Zingiber officinale cultivar Zhangliang chromosome 3A, Zo_v1.1, whole genome shotgun sequence contains the following coding sequences:
- the LOC122050713 gene encoding receptor-like protein kinase HSL1, whose protein sequence is MAPENSGIAGLLFLFYLLASQVSSQAPSIREQKQILLQIKRDWGDEPALASWNDTTSSSHCAWPGVGCAAGGAVVNLSLSGFAGPKISRPIPASALCRLPNITLLDLSFNDIPGGFPTGLFLCSGLRYLDLSQNRFVGALPSDLDRLSHRLTHLDLSSNNFSGDVPEAIGRLPAMQELLLNSNLLDGSFPQAIGNLSELRLLTLAYNPFSPARIPPEFGNLTKLQVLVMTDMNLQGEIPESFGKLMELVQLDLAYNELTGAIPAGIWSLPKLQLLYLYNNNLSSSIVIEGEIRALDLEKLDVSGNQLNGSIPEEFGKLQSLSILHMSFNQFTSDIPASIGRLPSLTDLRLFNNILTGAMPLELGKHSPLWNVEVNNNMLSGELPDGLCDGGGFTSIVVFNNNITGRIPATLGECSTLDNFQIYNNQFSGEVPEGIWLAENMTTMMMSDNALSGQLPERLPLFLSRLDIRNNKFTGRIPSIAGNLSVFSASNNMFSGDLPSSLAGLSRLQSIDLGGNMITGTIPEDLSLLASLFLLNLSNNRLAGEIPASIGSLPVLNSLDLSQNDLTGEIPPEMGNLNLNYLNLSSNQLSGEVPARLQSSAYDRSFLSNPGLCASNSRIDVAACSSASRGSSGGLSRGLLALFIVVGALALLMAFSVFLHWDLKKRQGDGDTWKLTSFHSLDFRESNIRSGINEENLIGSGGAGKVYKITVGHRTDEIVAVKKIRSGKKIDAALEKQFESEVQILGSIRHKNIVKLLCCISGEDSKLLVYEYMENGSLDRWLHRKPSSPAAGGGLDWPTRLEIAIGAARGLCYMHHDCSPPIIHRDVKSSNILLDSEFNARVADFGLARMMAKAGEQGLVSAIAGTFGYLAPECGHSSRIDEKVDIYSFGVILLELTTGREAQDGGGDEQCNLAEWAWRRLLRGDCLRDALDPRIKESPSVEDMTMVLQLGIMCTTRLPSRRPSMNEVLHFLLQCHRPTAGVEYDPCAEQDAAAPLLSDGSADANLASNV, encoded by the exons ATGGCGCCCGAGAACAGTGGCATCGCCggtctcctcttcctcttctatcTCTTGGCCTCCCAAGTCTCGTCTCAAGCACCATCAATCCGCGAACAGAAGCAAATCCTGCTCCAGATCAAGCGCGATTGGGGCGACGAGCCGGCTCTGGCTTCTTGGAATgacaccacctcctcctcccaCTGCGCCTGGCCGGGCGTGGGCTGCGCCGCCGGCGGCGCCGTCGTCAACCTCAGCCTCTCTGGCTTTGCAGGGCCGAAGATCTCCCGTCCCATTCCCGCTTCGGCCCTCTGCCGCCTTCCCAACATCACCCTCCTCGACCTCAGCTTCAACGACATCCCCGGCGGCTTCCCCACCGGCCTCTTCCTCTGCTCCGGCCTCCGCTACCTCGACCTTTCCCAGAACCGCTTCGTCGGCGCCCTCCCTTCCGACCTCGACCGCCTCTCGCACCGCCTCACCCACCTCGACCTCTCTTCCAACAACTTCTCCGGCGACGTCCCGGAGGCCATCGGCCGCTTGCCGGCAATGCAAGAGCTGCTGCTCAATAGTAATCTGTTAGACGGGAGCTTTCCTCAGGCGATCGGGAACCTCTCAGAGCTACGACTGCTCACGCTCGCCTACAACCCCTTCTCGCCAGCGAGGATTCCGCCGGAGTTTGGCAATTTGACTAAGCTACAGGTTTTGGTGATGACGGACATGAATCTCCAAGGAGAGATACCGGAGTCATTTGGGAAGCTGATGGAATTGGTTCAGTTGGATTTGGCATATAACGAACTCACCGGAGCAATCCCCGCCGGGATTTGGAGCCTCCCAAAATTACAACTTTTGTATTTATACAACAACAATTTATCCAGCTCCATCGTAATCGAAGGAGAAATTAGAGCTCTGGACTTGGAGAAGTTGGATGTTTCAGGAAACCAGCTCAATGGATCGATTCCAGAGGAGTTCGGCAAGCTACAGAGCCTCTCTATTCTCCACATGAGCTTCAACCAGTTCACCAGCGATATTCCTGCCAGCATCGGCCGGCTTCCGTCCTTGACCGATCTCCGGTTATTCAACAACATCTTAACCGGCGCCATGCCGCTGGAGTTGGGCAAACATTCGCCGCTATGGAATGTGGAGGTGAACAACAACATGCTCTCCGGCGAACTCCCTGATGGGCTGTGCGATGGCGGTGGGTTTACTTCCATCGTCGTGTTCAATAACAACATAACGGGAAGGATTCCGGCGACGCTCGGGGAGTGCTCGACACTCGACAACTTCCAGATTTACAACAATCAGTTCTCCGGCGAGGTGCCGGAGGGGATTTGGTTAGCAGAGAACATGACCACGATGATGATGAGCGATAACGCCCTATCCGGTCAGCTTCCAGAGAGACTTCCCCTGTTTCTAAGTCGGCTGGATATTAGGAACAATAAATTCACTGGGAGAATCCCGTCCATCGCCGGAAATTTATCAGTGTTCTCAGCGAGCAACAATATGTTCTCCGGCGATCTTCCATCGAGCTTGGCTGGTCTCTCGAGGCTCCAATCCATTGATCTGGGAGGAAATATGATAACGGGGACAATTCCCGAGGATCTCTCGTTGCTGGCATCGCTTTTTCTGCTCAATCTAAGCAACAATCGATTGGCCGGTGAAATTCCGGCGTCGATTGGCTCGCTGCCAGTTCTGAACTCCCTCGATCTCTCGCAAAACGATCTTACTGGCGAGATTCCGCCGGAGATGGGCAACCTCAACCTCAACTACCTGAACCTTTCCTCCAATCAACTCTCCGGTGAGGTCCCGGCGAGGCTACAAAGCTCAGCCTACGACAGGAGCTTCCTCTCCAATCCCGGCCTCTGCGCGTCCAACTCTCGCATCGACGTCGCTGCTTGCTCCTCCGCCTCGAGAGGCAGCTCTGGAGGGCTCTCACGCGGCCTCCTCGCCCTCTTCATCGTCGTAGGCGCGCTTGCGCTTCTTATGGCCTTCTCCGTTTTCCTTCACTGGGACTTAAAGAAGAGACAAGGCGACGGTGACACGTGGAAACTGACCTCATTCCATTCGTTGGATTTCAGGGAATCCAACATCCGTAGCGGCATCAACGAGGAGAATCTAATCGGCAGCGGCGGCGCCGGGAAGGTGTACAAAATCACCGTCGGCCACCGCACCGACGAAATCGTGGCCGTCAAAAAGATTCGTAGCGGAAAGAAGATTGACGCTGCGCTCGAGAAGCAATTCGAATCGGAAGTCCAAATCCTGGGCTCGATCCGTCACAAGAACATCGTCAAGCTGCTCTGCTGCATCTCCGGCGAGGATTCCAAGCTGCTGGTCTACGAGTACATGGAGAACGGGAGCCTCGACCGGTGGCTTCACAGGAAGCCGTCGTCTCCGGCGGCGGGAGGGGGGCTCGACTGGCCGACTCGGTTGGAGATCGCCATCGGGGCGGCGAGAGGACTGTGCTACATGCACCACGACTGCTCGCCGCCGATCATCCACCGAGACGTCAAGTCGAGCAACATCCTACTGGACTCGGAGTTCAACGCTCGCGTCGCGGACTTCGGGCTGGCGAGGATGATGGCGAAGGCCGGCGAACAGGGCCTAGTCTCCGCCATTGCCGGCACCTTCGGCTACTTGGCTCCAG AGTGTGGGCATTCCAGCAGAATAGACGAGAAGGTGGACATATACAGCTTCGGCGTCATCCTTCTCGAGCTGACCACCGGAAGGGAAGCTCAGGACGGCGGCGGCGACGAGCAATGCAACCTGGCAGAGTGGGCGTGGCGGCGACTCCTGCGAGGAGACTGCCTTCGCGACGCGTTAGATCCTCGAATCAAGGAGTCGCCTTCAGTCGAAGACATGACCATGGTGCTCCAGCTGGGCATCATGTGCACCACCAGACTGCCTTCGCGACGGCCTTCCATGAATGAGGTGCTGCACTTCTTGCTCCAGTGCCACCGGCCGACGGCCGGCGTTGAGTATGATCCTTGTGCGGAGCAGGATGCGGCCGCGCCTCTCCTATCCGATGGCAGCGCCGACGCCAACTTGGCGAGCAATGTCTGA